One Arthrobacter sp. StoSoilB19 DNA window includes the following coding sequences:
- a CDS encoding sugar ABC transporter permease, whose translation MTRQLAPHPAAKPKRPPGRSAKIPKRRWTARTRRDFFVFLAMALPNLVLIAVFTYRPLFSNIYYSTLDWTLGSPTATVVGLSNYVTFFTSNDAPKVLGTTAVFTVVTVGGSMVLGLLVALALNAKVRGTTFARSAVFAPYVLSGVGVGLVWLFIFDPGYGVLAWLLRGIGQQSPQWINDPQLSLVMVILVYVWKNLGYCAVVYLAGLQSLPADVMEAASLDGANGFRRFVSISLPLLSPTTFFLLITTMLSSLQAFDLIRIMTPLGTGTSTLIYEAYLQAFGAYNRAGYSAAISVVLFAILLVITVLQLRFVERKVHYS comes from the coding sequence ATGACCCGTCAACTCGCCCCCCACCCCGCCGCCAAACCCAAGAGGCCTCCGGGGCGGTCCGCGAAAATCCCTAAGCGCCGGTGGACTGCACGGACCCGCAGGGACTTCTTTGTCTTCCTGGCCATGGCGCTGCCCAACCTGGTGCTGATCGCCGTCTTCACCTACCGGCCGCTGTTCAGCAATATCTATTACTCCACCCTCGACTGGACCCTTGGCTCCCCCACGGCCACCGTGGTTGGCCTCAGCAACTACGTCACCTTCTTCACCAGCAATGATGCGCCGAAAGTCCTGGGGACCACGGCTGTGTTCACCGTGGTCACGGTGGGCGGCTCCATGGTGCTGGGCCTGCTGGTGGCGCTGGCACTGAACGCGAAGGTCCGCGGCACCACCTTCGCCCGTTCGGCCGTCTTTGCCCCGTACGTACTCTCCGGCGTCGGCGTGGGCCTGGTGTGGCTGTTCATCTTCGACCCCGGCTACGGCGTCCTGGCCTGGCTGCTGCGCGGCATCGGGCAGCAGAGCCCGCAGTGGATCAACGACCCCCAACTCTCGCTGGTCATGGTGATCCTGGTCTACGTCTGGAAAAACCTGGGCTACTGCGCCGTGGTGTACCTTGCGGGGCTCCAGTCCCTCCCGGCGGATGTCATGGAAGCCGCGTCCCTGGACGGCGCCAACGGATTCCGCCGCTTTGTCAGCATCTCGCTGCCGCTGCTGTCCCCCACCACGTTTTTCCTCCTGATCACCACCATGCTCAGCTCGCTGCAGGCCTTCGACCTCATCCGGATCATGACGCCGCTGGGCACCGGCACCAGCACCTTGATCTACGAGGCCTACCTGCAGGCCTTCGGGGCGTACAACAGGGCCGGCTACTCGGCAGCCATTTCCGTGGTCCTGTTCGCAATCCTCCTGGTGATCACCGTGCTGCAGCTGCGGTTCGTGGAACGAAAGGTGCATTACTCGTGA
- the rpsM gene encoding 30S ribosomal protein S13 → MARLAGVDIPREKRLEIALTYIYGVGKTRAHETLAATGISADVRVKDLTDAQLVELRDYIEGNYKVEGDLRREVAADIRRKVEIGSYEGLRHRKGLPVRGQRTKTNARTRKGPKRTVAGKKKAR, encoded by the coding sequence ATGGCTCGTCTCGCTGGCGTAGACATTCCCCGCGAAAAGCGGCTGGAAATTGCGCTTACTTACATCTACGGCGTGGGCAAGACCCGTGCACACGAAACCCTGGCTGCCACGGGCATCAGCGCTGACGTTCGCGTCAAGGACCTGACTGACGCCCAGCTGGTTGAGCTGCGTGACTACATTGAAGGCAACTACAAGGTTGAGGGTGACCTTCGCCGCGAAGTAGCAGCAGATATCCGCCGCAAGGTTGAAATCGGCAGCTACGAAGGCCTGCGCCACCGCAAGGGCCTGCCCGTACGCGGTCAGCGTACGAAGACCAACGCACGTACCCGCAAGGGCCCGAAGCGTACCGTCGCCGGCAAGAAGAAGGCCCGTTAA
- a CDS encoding Hpt domain-containing protein, with the protein MNSPDPGSSGKSPAADFPLSGVGFPPAPAPAGVDPSLEAAALLPLVDAAVLAELEDELAGSGLAQRFARDYAAMWDVRLARLGTAVLSRDGDSALDAVISLKISSAMVGGVRLAKLAELLEGLIRRGDFVQGQAMMAGVAQDGARTVSELQSTYIMENG; encoded by the coding sequence ATGAACAGTCCCGATCCCGGTTCCAGCGGAAAGAGCCCCGCTGCGGACTTCCCGCTGTCCGGGGTCGGTTTTCCTCCCGCTCCCGCTCCCGCCGGCGTGGACCCCTCACTGGAAGCGGCCGCCCTCTTGCCGTTGGTTGACGCCGCAGTGCTGGCGGAACTCGAAGATGAGCTGGCCGGGTCCGGACTGGCGCAGCGCTTCGCCAGGGACTACGCGGCCATGTGGGACGTGCGGCTGGCCCGGCTGGGAACAGCGGTGCTGAGCCGGGACGGGGACTCTGCCCTGGACGCGGTCATCAGCCTCAAAATCAGTTCCGCCATGGTGGGCGGGGTACGGCTGGCAAAGCTCGCCGAACTCCTGGAGGGCCTGATCCGGCGGGGTGACTTTGTCCAGGGCCAGGCGATGATGGCAGGCGTGGCCCAGGACGGGGCACGCACCGTGTCCGAACTGCAGTCAACCTACATCATGGAGAACGGCTAG
- the infA gene encoding translation initiation factor IF-1: MAKKDGVIEIEGVVTEALPNAMFRVELTNKHIVLAHISGKMRQHYIRILPEDRVVVELSPYDLTRGRIVYRYK; encoded by the coding sequence ATGGCCAAGAAGGACGGGGTCATTGAGATCGAAGGCGTTGTGACCGAGGCGCTGCCTAACGCGATGTTTCGCGTTGAGCTCACCAACAAGCACATCGTTCTGGCACACATCTCTGGAAAGATGCGTCAGCACTACATCCGAATCCTCCCCGAGGACCGCGTAGTGGTGGAGCTGAGCCCGTACGACCTCACCCGTGGTCGTATCGTCTACCGCTACAAGTAA
- the rplQ gene encoding 50S ribosomal protein L17: MPTPTKGPRLGGGPAHERLMLANLAASLFEHKRITTTVTKAKRLKPYAERLVTFAKRGDLASRRRVLGLISNKGIVHELFTDIAQAVENRDGGYTRITKIGNRKGDNAPMAVIELVLEPVSAKQAVVAEATSAAKRDADKKEAAAAPVAEEAPEAEAVETEAAEAPAEEAATEEAPAAEEAPEAPAAEEKDAK, from the coding sequence ATGCCTACCCCCACTAAGGGTCCGCGCCTCGGAGGCGGCCCGGCTCACGAGCGCCTCATGCTCGCGAACCTGGCAGCATCCCTGTTCGAGCACAAGCGGATCACCACCACGGTGACCAAGGCCAAGCGCCTGAAGCCGTACGCAGAGCGCCTGGTGACCTTCGCCAAGCGTGGCGACCTCGCTTCCCGCCGCCGCGTTCTCGGCCTGATCAGCAACAAGGGCATCGTCCACGAGCTGTTCACCGACATCGCCCAGGCTGTGGAGAACCGCGATGGCGGCTACACCCGCATCACCAAGATCGGCAACCGTAAGGGCGACAACGCTCCCATGGCTGTCATCGAACTGGTCCTCGAGCCGGTCTCCGCCAAGCAGGCCGTCGTAGCCGAGGCTACCTCCGCGGCCAAGCGCGATGCCGACAAGAAGGAAGCTGCTGCTGCACCCGTTGCAGAAGAAGCTCCCGAGGCTGAGGCCGTGGAGACCGAAGCTGCTGAGGCTCCGGCTGAAGAGGCTGCAACCGAAGAGGCTCCCGCCGCTGAGGAAGCTCCCGAGGCTCCCGCCGCCGAAGAGAAGGACGCGAAGTAA
- the rpsK gene encoding 30S ribosomal protein S11: MPPKTRGAVRKPRKKDKKNIALGQAHIKSTFNNTIVSITDPNGAVISWASSGEVGFKGSRKSTPFAAQMAAEAAAKRAQEHGMRKVDVFVKGPGSGRETAIRSLQAAGLEVGSIQDVTPAAHNGCRPPKRRRV; encoded by the coding sequence ATGCCCCCGAAGACTCGTGGCGCGGTTCGCAAGCCGCGTAAGAAGGACAAGAAGAATATCGCGCTTGGCCAGGCGCACATCAAGAGCACCTTTAACAACACCATCGTTTCCATCACGGATCCGAACGGCGCTGTTATTTCCTGGGCTTCCTCCGGTGAGGTTGGCTTCAAGGGCTCGCGCAAGTCCACCCCGTTCGCTGCACAGATGGCTGCTGAAGCCGCTGCCAAGCGTGCGCAGGAGCACGGCATGCGCAAGGTAGACGTTTTCGTCAAGGGACCGGGTTCCGGTCGCGAGACGGCAATCCGTTCGCTGCAGGCCGCAGGCCTCGAGGTTGGCTCCATCCAGGACGTCACCCCCGCAGCCCACAACGGCTGCCGCCCGCCGAAGCGCCGCCGCGTCTAA
- the rpmJ gene encoding 50S ribosomal protein L36: MKVKPSVKQICEKCKVIRRNGRVMVICENPRHKQRQG; encoded by the coding sequence ATGAAGGTCAAGCCGAGCGTCAAGCAGATCTGCGAAAAGTGCAAAGTGATCCGCCGTAATGGCCGGGTCATGGTGATCTGCGAGAACCCGCGCCACAAGCAGCGCCAGGGCTAA
- a CDS encoding tRNA pseudouridine synthase A produces the protein MNHQKPAAPVPGGGGFLRIRLDLSYDGGPFSGWALQPGRRTIQGVLEEAIALLVRRPVRVTVAGRTDAGVHARGQVVHLDLTEDEWQNLPRGHELDPAVAMLRRLRGALNRALGDLHGAVEVHDISLAPVGFDARFSALWRRYSYRIADGPALWDPLERYFTLWHKNPLDVGLLNEGASQLLGLQNFLSFCKPREGATTIRELQRFEFRRGEDGVIVATVQADAFCHNMVRALIGSALYVGEGVVEPGWLHERLLLQKRDAKSVLAAPHPLVLEEVAYPSDSELLARAEQTRALREP, from the coding sequence GTGAACCACCAAAAACCCGCGGCCCCCGTTCCAGGGGGCGGCGGGTTTTTGCGTATCCGGCTTGACCTTTCGTACGACGGCGGCCCGTTCAGCGGGTGGGCACTGCAACCGGGACGGCGCACTATCCAGGGCGTCTTGGAAGAGGCGATCGCCCTGTTGGTACGCCGTCCGGTGCGTGTCACCGTGGCGGGACGGACCGACGCCGGCGTGCACGCCCGCGGCCAGGTGGTCCACCTGGACCTCACCGAAGACGAGTGGCAGAACCTGCCGCGCGGGCACGAACTGGATCCCGCCGTCGCCATGCTGCGCAGGCTCCGCGGGGCATTGAACCGGGCCCTGGGCGATCTTCACGGGGCCGTGGAAGTGCATGACATCTCGTTGGCACCTGTGGGCTTTGACGCCCGCTTCTCGGCTCTCTGGCGCCGCTACAGCTACCGGATCGCAGACGGGCCCGCCCTGTGGGATCCGTTGGAGCGGTATTTCACGTTGTGGCACAAGAATCCGCTGGACGTGGGACTGCTGAACGAGGGCGCCTCGCAGCTGCTGGGCCTGCAGAACTTCCTGTCTTTCTGCAAGCCGCGCGAAGGCGCCACCACCATCCGGGAACTCCAGCGGTTTGAGTTCAGGCGCGGCGAGGACGGCGTCATTGTGGCCACCGTCCAGGCTGATGCGTTCTGCCACAACATGGTGCGCGCCCTCATCGGCTCCGCGCTGTACGTGGGTGAAGGCGTTGTGGAGCCGGGCTGGCTGCACGAACGGCTGCTGCTGCAGAAGCGGGACGCCAAGTCGGTCCTGGCCGCCCCGCATCCGTTGGTGCTTGAGGAAGTGGCCTACCCCTCAGACAGCGAACTCCTGGCCCGCGCCGAACAGACCCGGGCGCTCCGCGAACCCTGA
- a CDS encoding type II secretion system F family protein gives MIIAIGSVLLLAAICLLGVAVLLPSAPAVPLDRRRPFEPEPPSSLSRLALSGVRSFERLLAGRNVKLFSRAELENAGLRLSQAEFFLLVGIGACVGMLVGTVTVSPLVGVLLALLAPFAGKLVLGFLAGKRRGAFDSQLGDTLQLLSGGLRAGHSILRAIDAAATESQKPTSEEMRRVITETSLGRDLLAALNDTADRMKNEDFVWISQAIQINREVGGNLAEVLDQVNETIRERAEIKGHIKALAAEGKFSAYILIAMPFGIVAMLLAVSPSYMNSMFTHPLGWVMIGASFVLMTIGALWMRKIIDLKF, from the coding sequence ATGATCATCGCCATTGGAAGCGTCCTCCTCCTGGCAGCCATCTGCCTGCTCGGTGTGGCCGTGCTCCTGCCGAGCGCCCCGGCGGTGCCGCTGGACCGCCGTCGTCCGTTTGAACCGGAGCCGCCGTCCTCGCTGTCGCGCCTTGCCCTGTCCGGGGTCAGGTCCTTTGAACGGCTGCTCGCCGGCCGGAACGTCAAGCTCTTCTCCCGCGCGGAGCTGGAGAACGCCGGCCTGCGCCTCAGCCAGGCCGAATTCTTCCTGCTGGTGGGCATCGGCGCGTGCGTCGGGATGCTGGTCGGCACCGTGACGGTGAGCCCCCTCGTGGGGGTGCTGCTGGCCCTGCTGGCACCCTTCGCGGGCAAGCTCGTCCTCGGATTCCTTGCCGGCAAGCGCCGCGGCGCGTTCGACAGTCAGCTGGGCGACACACTGCAGCTGCTCTCCGGCGGCCTCCGGGCCGGCCACAGCATCCTGCGCGCCATCGACGCCGCCGCCACGGAGTCCCAAAAGCCGACATCGGAGGAGATGCGGCGGGTGATCACCGAAACCAGCCTGGGCAGGGACCTGCTGGCCGCGCTGAACGACACCGCGGACAGGATGAAAAACGAGGACTTCGTGTGGATCTCGCAGGCCATCCAGATCAACCGGGAAGTGGGCGGCAACCTGGCGGAGGTGCTGGACCAGGTGAACGAGACCATTCGCGAGCGCGCCGAGATCAAGGGCCACATCAAGGCACTGGCCGCGGAGGGAAAGTTTTCCGCGTACATCCTGATCGCCATGCCGTTCGGCATCGTGGCCATGCTGCTGGCCGTAAGCCCCAGCTACATGAACTCGATGTTCACCCATCCCCTGGGCTGGGTGATGATCGGCGCCTCCTTTGTCCTCATGACCATCGGCGCACTCTGGATGCGCAAGATCATCGACCTGAAGTTTTGA
- a CDS encoding type II secretion system F family protein, translating to MNLIVLLSVLLVCIPLAALAWSVLTVDKQGRLAVSDLLSRGAPPVATAAAGAPGLLEAIGRRLTPPAYVAFLDRLLSLAGRPASMPLGKVLGSKLAIGLAGVAMGGWLAGVGSSPLMKLAGLFVLFLGYFIPDLLLYSKGLERQKAMQLELANTLDQMLISVEAGLGFEGAMARAGENGKGPLAEELVRTLQDMQVGRSRRESYIALAERTNIPELRSFVQAVVQADTYGIAISRVLRVQAKVMRVKRRQRAEEKAMKLPVMILFPLLFFIFPVLFIAILGPAVINAVVTFSGQ from the coding sequence ATGAACCTGATCGTCCTCCTCTCCGTTCTCCTGGTCTGCATCCCCCTGGCGGCCCTGGCCTGGTCCGTCCTGACCGTGGACAAGCAGGGGCGCCTGGCCGTCTCTGACCTGCTCTCCCGCGGCGCCCCGCCTGTTGCAACGGCAGCCGCCGGAGCGCCGGGGCTGCTCGAGGCCATAGGCCGGCGCCTCACTCCCCCGGCCTATGTGGCATTCCTCGACCGCCTCCTGTCCCTCGCCGGCCGGCCCGCCTCCATGCCGCTGGGAAAAGTGCTGGGATCCAAACTCGCCATCGGCCTGGCCGGGGTGGCAATGGGCGGCTGGCTGGCAGGCGTGGGAAGCAGCCCGCTGATGAAGCTCGCCGGGCTCTTCGTCCTCTTCCTGGGCTACTTCATCCCGGATCTCCTCCTGTACAGCAAGGGCCTGGAGCGGCAGAAGGCGATGCAGCTGGAACTGGCCAACACGCTGGACCAGATGCTCATTTCGGTTGAGGCTGGGCTGGGCTTTGAAGGCGCCATGGCCCGTGCAGGCGAGAACGGCAAGGGCCCCCTTGCCGAAGAACTTGTCCGCACCCTGCAGGACATGCAGGTGGGACGCAGCCGCCGTGAGTCCTACATCGCCCTGGCGGAACGGACCAACATCCCGGAACTGCGCAGCTTTGTGCAGGCCGTGGTGCAGGCGGACACGTACGGAATCGCCATCAGCCGGGTCCTGCGCGTCCAGGCGAAGGTCATGCGGGTCAAACGGCGCCAGCGGGCCGAGGAAAAGGCCATGAAGCTGCCCGTCATGATCCTCTTCCCGCTGTTGTTCTTTATTTTCCCGGTCCTTTTCATTGCCATTCTGGGGCCGGCCGTGATCAATGCAGTGGTGACCTTCAGCGGCCAGTAA
- a CDS encoding response regulator transcription factor has translation MDDLGVAVVIEDDDDVRNLLEGVLTQAGFEVHTAADGRAGVEVVRTKQANVVTLDIGLPDIDGFEVLRRIRNFSNAYVVMLTGRTDEPDLLSALNAGADDYIAKPFRPRELRARVAAMMRRPRHEVNEQHESASHGGQAPVPAAAQLEPGVLRHNGLLLNHRTRTVEVKGEPLGLTRSEFDLLHVLLKGGGAVCTRADLVRAVRGDFYDRDTYISEADERAVEVHVGNLRRKLKEDQLSPRWLQTVRGVGYRLAPRRPDDA, from the coding sequence ATGGACGATCTTGGTGTAGCGGTGGTTATCGAGGACGACGACGACGTACGCAACCTCCTCGAAGGTGTCTTGACCCAGGCGGGCTTCGAAGTTCATACGGCGGCTGACGGACGGGCCGGGGTTGAGGTGGTCCGCACTAAGCAGGCCAACGTTGTGACGCTGGATATCGGCCTGCCGGATATCGACGGGTTCGAGGTTTTGCGGCGAATCCGGAATTTCAGCAACGCGTACGTGGTCATGCTGACTGGCCGGACCGACGAACCGGACCTGCTGTCAGCACTGAATGCGGGCGCGGATGACTATATCGCCAAGCCGTTCAGGCCCAGGGAACTCCGGGCAAGGGTGGCAGCCATGATGCGCAGGCCGCGCCACGAGGTGAACGAGCAGCATGAATCCGCGTCACACGGGGGCCAGGCACCGGTTCCTGCCGCCGCGCAGCTCGAGCCCGGCGTCCTGCGGCACAACGGACTCCTGTTGAACCACCGGACACGCACCGTGGAGGTCAAGGGCGAGCCGCTGGGCCTGACCCGCAGCGAGTTCGACCTGCTCCACGTGTTGCTGAAGGGCGGTGGTGCCGTGTGCACCAGGGCGGACCTGGTGCGGGCGGTGCGGGGCGATTTCTATGACCGGGACACCTACATCAGCGAGGCGGACGAGCGGGCGGTGGAGGTCCACGTGGGAAACCTGCGGCGCAAGCTCAAAGAGGACCAGTTGTCCCCGCGCTGGCTGCAGACAGTCCGTGGGGTGGGTTACCGGCTGGCGCCGAGGCGGCCGGACGATGCTTAA
- a CDS encoding DNA-directed RNA polymerase subunit alpha codes for MLIAQRPTLSEEVVSENRSRFIIEPLEPGFGYTLGNSLRRTLLSSIPGAAVTSIRIDGVLHEFTTVPGVKEDVTEIILNIKSLSVSSEHDEPVVAYLRKQGPGVVTAADIAPPAGVEFHNPDLHIATLNSKGKFELELTIERGRGYVSAAQNKSGDAEIGRIPVDSIYSPVLKVTFRVEATRVEQRTDFDKLIVDVETKQAIAPRDAVASAGTTLVELFGLARELNTAAEGIEIGPSPTDAALAADMALPIEDLDLTVRSYNCLKREGIHTVGELVARSEADLMDIRNFGAKSIDEVKAKLVELGLSLKDSPPGFDLAARAAAIEEDDAAFGDDEL; via the coding sequence GTGCTCATTGCACAGCGCCCCACCCTCTCCGAAGAGGTAGTCTCCGAAAACCGTTCGCGTTTCATCATCGAACCGCTGGAACCGGGCTTCGGCTACACCCTCGGAAACTCCCTCCGCCGTACCCTGCTCTCCTCCATCCCCGGTGCTGCCGTAACCAGCATCCGGATCGATGGTGTGCTGCACGAGTTCACCACGGTTCCGGGTGTCAAGGAAGATGTCACCGAGATCATCCTTAACATCAAGAGCCTGTCGGTTTCCTCCGAGCACGACGAGCCCGTCGTGGCTTACCTGCGCAAGCAGGGCCCCGGAGTCGTCACCGCCGCGGACATCGCTCCGCCGGCCGGCGTCGAATTCCACAACCCGGATCTGCACATCGCCACGCTGAACTCGAAGGGCAAGTTCGAACTCGAACTGACCATCGAGCGCGGCCGCGGCTACGTTTCGGCAGCTCAGAACAAGTCCGGCGATGCAGAGATCGGCCGTATCCCGGTCGACTCCATCTACTCGCCGGTGCTGAAGGTTACTTTCCGCGTGGAAGCAACCCGTGTTGAGCAGCGCACCGACTTCGACAAGCTGATTGTCGACGTCGAGACCAAGCAGGCCATCGCCCCGCGCGATGCCGTCGCTTCCGCAGGCACCACCCTGGTGGAACTGTTCGGTCTGGCCCGTGAGCTGAACACCGCAGCTGAAGGTATCGAGATCGGCCCGTCGCCCACCGACGCTGCCCTGGCAGCCGACATGGCACTGCCGATCGAGGATCTGGACCTCACCGTCCGTTCCTACAACTGCCTCAAGCGTGAGGGCATCCACACCGTGGGTGAACTCGTTGCCCGCTCCGAGGCTGACCTGATGGACATCCGCAACTTCGGTGCAAAGTCCATTGACGAGGTCAAGGCAAAGCTGGTTGAACTGGGCCTGTCCCTCAAGGACTCGCCTCCCGGTTTTGACCTCGCAGCACGCGCCGCAGCAATCGAAGAGGACGACGCCGCCTTCGGCGACGACGAACTCTAA
- a CDS encoding sensor histidine kinase: MAEPLFQRGPGRIFRRLGTRAQVALCQLPLTFLVLVIAVATPFAWPSLMHSPLYVAGLALNAVLFLGCFLVPWERLAHRPYLLIPVLDFALIGFLRNGAAPLLPGLAVLVVFPVIWLSASGMLARSSLVLSFAGPFLIMVPSAVGHFPTVTASDLTTVLLFPVMMLAVSLAIRFASVSLRQQQRELADKDRELRELLAASREREKLLETVLEATDVGIAAVDRSGHFLVSNSRQRNFRRVTGADDALPGQGHQLIFGQDRRTLLPRDRRPINRAMAGESFADYLVWAGEGPEQRAISTAARPLVGEDGRLTGAVVVYTDVTGWVESLAANQELVSNVSHEFKNPLNSILGNVDLVLDDADSLPRQVSQRLLVVQRNAERLLDLVADLTASASTTLNVHPKRTDLASLVETSLGSAQALAQRSHVEIAADVPSPLWAYADPLRIGQVLDNLVSNAIKYSPDGGKVSISADADRQWVRLSVTDTGMGMSSEDAARAFNRFFRAETARKAAIPGAGLGLSITRMIVERHGGTIDCESGEGQGSTFTVTLPAEGPPPAF, from the coding sequence ATGGCCGAGCCGTTGTTCCAGCGTGGACCCGGACGCATCTTCCGGCGGCTGGGAACCCGCGCCCAAGTGGCGCTGTGCCAGCTCCCCCTTACCTTCCTTGTGCTTGTCATTGCCGTGGCCACCCCCTTCGCCTGGCCCTCGCTCATGCACTCCCCCTTGTACGTGGCCGGCCTTGCCCTGAACGCGGTTTTGTTCCTGGGCTGCTTCCTGGTTCCCTGGGAACGCCTGGCGCACCGCCCATACCTGCTGATCCCCGTGCTGGACTTCGCGCTGATCGGGTTCCTGCGCAACGGCGCCGCTCCGCTCCTGCCGGGCCTCGCGGTACTGGTGGTCTTCCCGGTCATCTGGCTTTCCGCCTCCGGCATGCTGGCGCGCAGCAGCCTGGTGCTCAGTTTTGCGGGGCCCTTCCTGATCATGGTTCCATCTGCCGTGGGCCATTTCCCCACCGTCACGGCCTCGGACCTCACCACCGTCCTGCTCTTTCCCGTGATGATGCTCGCTGTATCCCTGGCCATCCGCTTCGCGAGCGTAAGCCTCCGGCAGCAGCAGCGTGAACTGGCGGACAAGGACCGTGAACTCCGCGAACTGCTGGCCGCAAGCCGGGAACGGGAGAAGCTGCTCGAAACTGTATTGGAGGCCACCGACGTCGGAATTGCCGCCGTCGACCGCTCCGGCCACTTCCTGGTGTCCAACAGCCGCCAGCGCAACTTCCGCCGTGTCACGGGCGCTGACGACGCCCTCCCCGGCCAGGGGCACCAGCTCATCTTTGGACAGGACCGGCGCACGCTGCTCCCCCGGGACCGGCGGCCCATCAACAGGGCCATGGCGGGTGAGTCTTTCGCCGACTACCTGGTGTGGGCCGGCGAAGGCCCGGAGCAGCGCGCCATATCCACCGCCGCCCGCCCGCTGGTCGGCGAGGACGGCCGGCTGACCGGGGCAGTGGTGGTCTACACGGACGTCACCGGCTGGGTGGAGTCCCTGGCCGCGAACCAGGAGCTGGTGTCCAACGTCTCGCACGAGTTCAAGAACCCACTGAACTCGATTCTGGGCAACGTGGACCTGGTCCTGGACGACGCCGACAGCCTGCCCCGGCAGGTGTCCCAGCGCCTGCTCGTGGTGCAGCGCAACGCGGAACGGCTGCTGGACCTGGTGGCCGACCTGACGGCCTCCGCCTCCACCACCTTGAACGTCCACCCCAAGCGGACCGACCTGGCCAGCCTGGTGGAGACCAGCCTGGGTTCCGCCCAAGCCCTGGCGCAACGCTCCCACGTGGAGATCGCCGCCGACGTCCCCTCGCCGCTGTGGGCCTACGCGGATCCGCTCAGGATCGGACAGGTGCTGGACAACCTCGTGTCCAACGCCATCAAGTACTCGCCCGACGGCGGCAAGGTCAGCATCAGCGCGGACGCGGACCGGCAGTGGGTCCGGCTGAGCGTCACGGACACCGGGATGGGCATGTCCAGCGAGGACGCGGCGAGGGCTTTCAACCGGTTCTTCCGCGCCGAGACCGCCCGGAAGGCCGCCATCCCGGGCGCAGGTCTCGGTCTGTCAATCACCCGAATGATTGTGGAGCGGCACGGCGGGACGATCGACTGCGAGAGCGGCGAGGGCCAGGGCAGCACGTTTACGGTGACGCTGCCGGCCGAGGGTCCACCCCCGGCGTTCTAG
- a CDS encoding P1 family peptidase gives MGTITDVPGIRVGQVHKDSGGWLTGVTVVLPPPGCVGSVEVQGGGPATHETDALDPTTLVRSVDAVVLTGGSAYGLASAAGAQRWCEENGRGFAVPGGVVPIVPAAAIFDLGRGGDFKARPTPDMGYAATAAAAAQKEGHVVERGNVGAGTGALIGRGHYKGGVGTASVTLENGVVVGALAIVNALGLPFDQTKPGFPAPIKAATTTNTTLAVLATNAVLDAAECKRTAAASHAGIARALNPSHTLADGDTVFCLATGAVALDRSDEAARQVSLITLQSAAADVVRLAILDGVASAAGVSTPAGEYGAYRPA, from the coding sequence ATGGGAACCATCACCGACGTGCCGGGCATCCGGGTAGGCCAGGTCCACAAGGACAGCGGGGGCTGGCTGACCGGCGTCACCGTGGTCCTGCCGCCGCCGGGCTGCGTGGGTTCGGTGGAGGTCCAGGGCGGCGGCCCTGCCACACATGAAACGGACGCCCTTGACCCCACCACCCTGGTCAGGTCGGTGGACGCCGTGGTGCTGACCGGCGGCAGCGCCTACGGGCTGGCGTCCGCGGCCGGTGCCCAGCGCTGGTGCGAGGAGAACGGGCGGGGGTTCGCCGTTCCCGGGGGCGTCGTGCCCATCGTCCCCGCTGCCGCGATCTTCGACCTTGGCAGGGGCGGCGACTTCAAGGCACGGCCGACGCCGGACATGGGCTACGCGGCAACGGCCGCCGCGGCAGCACAGAAGGAAGGGCACGTCGTCGAACGCGGCAACGTGGGTGCCGGAACCGGGGCACTTATTGGCAGGGGGCACTACAAAGGGGGAGTTGGCACGGCGTCGGTCACGCTGGAGAACGGGGTAGTGGTCGGCGCGCTGGCCATAGTCAACGCACTCGGGCTCCCGTTCGACCAGACCAAACCTGGCTTTCCAGCGCCAATCAAAGCAGCGACCACGACGAACACCACCCTTGCCGTGCTGGCCACGAACGCCGTCCTTGATGCGGCCGAGTGCAAGCGCACGGCGGCTGCCTCGCACGCGGGGATTGCCCGTGCCTTGAATCCCAGCCACACCCTCGCCGACGGGGACACCGTTTTTTGCCTGGCGACCGGTGCCGTGGCACTGGACCGCTCGGACGAAGCTGCCCGGCAGGTCAGCCTTATTACGCTGCAGAGTGCGGCAGCCGACGTCGTCCGCCTGGCCATCCTGGACGGCGTGGCCAGCGCTGCAGGCGTCAGCACTCCAGCAGGCGAATATGGTGCGTACCGCCCGGCGTAG